Genomic segment of Rhodocaloribacter litoris:
CGCCACCATCGAGGCCGACATCCTCAAGCAGAAACAGCCCACCCAGAACGGCGGCTACAAGGCCCTCAACACGGGCAGCTCCAGCTACGGCAAGCTCGACGAGCGCATCTACACCGAGCTCACGACCGACCACCCCATCGACCTGACCCGCTATCAGGTGGCTAACGGCTACATGGGCCGGGTGGGGCTGATCAACTCGGGCGGCGCCTCGGGCAAGAACGACCTGCAACAGGCCGTCAAGACGGCGGTCATCAACAAGCGGGCCGGCGGCATGGGGCTGATCTCGGGCCGCAAAGCCTTCCAGCGCCCCATGAAGGAAGGCGTCGAGATCCTCCACGCCATCCAGGACGTCTACCTGAACAAAGAGGTCACCATCGCCTGAGACGCAGCGCGGCTGTCCGGCCAACAGCGGGGCGCAGGCCAACACCGGCAGGCGCCCCGCTTTTTTGGAACCCGGCCGGACGCCCCCCGAACCTTCTCTCACCTCCCGGCATTCTACCAGACGGCGGCGCCCCGGCCCCGCCCCGTTTTCCCCTCACCCAAACCGGCCACACCGAGCGATGCCCGACCACCTGCCTCCCGGCGACGCGACGCCCCCCGCCCCGGCCGCCGCACCGGCCGACCTGCTGGAAAAATACACGGCCCACTATCCGGAATGGGCGCGGGAGTTCGCCCGGAAGTACTTCACCAAAACCCTCACCCAGTTCATCCTCTACGGGAACGTCCGGGACCTCGTCCCGACGGTCGACACGCAGGGCCGCCGCACCTACGTGTCCCTGCGGCAATTTCTCAAGGACGAGCTTTTCGCCGCCCGGGACATCGTCCTGTTCTATGACCGTTCCAGCGGCATCCACTTCGCCGACAAGGCATCACAGCAGGACTTCAACCGGGCGCTCTCGGGCTACGACACCATCTTCGGCACCGAGTACGCCCGGAAGCTCCCGAAAGACCCGGTGCGCGTCTTCTCGGTGCTCGAAAACTACTTCCGCCTGCGCCTGGCCGACGGCAAACGCATCGCCTGCGTGATCGACTACGCGGAGACGATCGTGCCGATGGCCGAAGCCTCCATGTACTCGGCCGAAGACCGGAACGCGCTCGTCTTCCTCCAGAAATGGTCGCACGATGCCCTCTTCCTCGAAAGTGACTTCACGATCGTCCTCGTCACCGAGAACCTGACGCAACTCAACCAGCAGCTCGTCCAGAGCCCGTACACCGCCGAGATCCAGATCCCTATTCCCGACGAGCCGGCCCGCCGGACGTTCGTCGAATGGTACGTGCAGGGGCGGGAAGAAGCCTTCAGGCAGCACTCGGAGGTCAGCCCCCGGGCGCTGGCCCAGCACACGGCCGGCCTCAACTTCATCCAGCTCCGCACCATCCTGGCCGACGTGCTCGAGAACCGGTCGGAGCTGACGTTCGACCTGCTCTCGCGGCTGAAGAAGGAATTCATTGAGGCCGAGGCGTACGGGATGCTCGAGTTCATCGAGACGGACTGGAACCTGGACATGGTCGCCGGGCACGACGAGGCCAAGGCCCACCTGCGCCAGGCTGCCCGGGCGCTCAAGAACGGCCGTCCGGACGTGATGCCGATGGGCTACCTGGTCTCCGGGCCCGTGGGCACCGGCAAGACGTTCATGATCACGTGCTTCGCCGGCGAGATCGGCATCCCGATGGTCAAGCTGAAAAACTTCCGCTCGATGTGGCAGGGGCAGACCGAGGGCAACCTGGAGAAGATCCTGACGTTGCTGGAGGCCATGACCCCCGTGGCCGTGATGATCGACGAGGCCGACGCAGCCCTCGGCGACCGGGACGTCGAGGGCGACTCGGGCGTCTCGAAGCGCGTCTTCGGGCAGATCGCCTCGTTCATGAGCAACCCCCGGCACCGCGGGCGCATCATCTTCTTCCTGGTCACCGCCCGCCCGGACCTGATGCCCGTCGACCTGAAACGCCAGGGACGGGCCGAGGAACACCTGGCCCTCTTCTACCCCTCCAACCGCGCGGCGCGCGAAGAACTGCTCCGCGTGATGATGCGCCGCACCGGCGTCGAACTGCCCATGGACCAGGTGCCCGAGACGCTGCTCAACGGCGAACGCACCTTCAGCGGGGCCGACATGGAAGCCCTGCTGACCCGCGCCAAGTTTCGCGCCGCCGCCGGCGACGGCCGGGTCACCCGCGAAATCCTGCAGGAAACGGTCGACGATTTCATCCCGCCGACCTACCCGCTCGAAGTGGAGCTGCAAAACCTGGTGGCCGTCCTCGAATGCACCAGCCGCGCCCTGCTGCCGGAGGCCTTCCGGGACATGGACCGGGAGGCCATCGTGCAGCGCATCGAAGCGATCAAACGGCTGATTTGAGCCTCCCGCGGACCGGCACCGCACAAAACAGCAAGGCAAAAAGGGCGGAATCTCCTCTATCGGAAACCCGCCCTTTTATGCTTCGAACAAAGCCGGATGATGCGTTCGGCATCGCAGGTCACGACCCGCTTCCACCGCCACCTTTGTTGCGTTTCCGCGCCGCGGCCTCACTGGCCGCCAGCAGCTTCAGATAAAGATCATAACTGATCAGAACAGCGTAAGGCTCGTTGTTCTTCTGGATCAGAATACCACGATCAATTGTCTTGGCATGCTCGACGAGATCGGAGGTCTTGGAGCGCAACTCGGTGATGGTCGCGACCGCCTCGATTCCTTTGGTGCTGTACATGTGCGTATGGGGTTAGGGTTGTTATGGGGATACGCCTTACGGCCTGAAGGGTTGTACCCTGTCGAAATCTACACAACTAAGCGCTCACAATCCAATATGTTTCTGCCTTCTCCTTCAACCGCACATTTTTTTGGTATCGGCGACAACGAAATCAACATTTTCTCCAACATATTGACACAATCTTCTCGGAGGAGGCGTGATGATCTTCGTGCGGGTATCCTTCGCAAGAATCGCATGGAATCGCGCATGAGATGGTTCATGTACGATCCTGTGGCCGGTTGTCGCACGACGGAAAATTTCAGGCGCCGGAGCGCTGGCACAGGTCTGCGCGATGTCGTATGTTCGGGCCCCTGTCGTACCCGAGCAGTATGAGGTTATGGAGCGCGAGACGAGCACGACCCCTTCCCCCCCGAACAGCCCTTCCCTCTCCGACAACCCGTCCACCCTGCCCGGCATCTCGCTCCGGAACGGTTTCCGCTTCCGGCGCGGGCAGCAGGCCTTCCTCGAAAAGCTCGCCGCCGCCTTCGCGCGGGGCGAGATGAACCACCTGGGCGTCTTCGTGCCCGGCTACGGCAAGACGATCACCGCCCTGGCCTCGTTCGTGGTGGCGCACGCCCTGGACATCGCCCGCAAGCTCGTCGTGTTCGTCCCCCGCGGCAACCTCCGCGACCAGTACGCCGACGGCGAGGCCCTCGGCCGCCTCTTCCGCAACCTCGGCGCCCCACCCTTCACCTTCTGCGTGGCCGACTCCGAGCGCGTCTTCCTCAAGAACCTGAAGACGCAGATCATCATCACCACGTACCAGTACGCCAGCGGGCGCGGGGGGCACAAAGCCCTGAAGCAGTACTGCGCCTCGGCCCCCTGCATGTTCGTCTTCGACGAAGTACACCACCTGGCCGAGGACGGCCTCTGGGCCGAGAAGATCGCGGCGTTCCCACACGTGTGCAGCGTGGCCCTCTCGGGCACGCCCATGCGGTCGGACAACAAGACCCTCTTCGGCGTCCCCATGGCCCCGGGCGACGACGAGCACGAGTACTACGTGGCCCTCCACGAGGTCACCATGCGCGACGCCCACGAGGAGGGCGGCATCCTCAAGCGCGTCCGCGCCCACGTGGTGGACTACCGGCTGAAGATGGTGCGCGGCGACACGGGCGAGGAGGTGGAGCTGTCCCTCTCGGGCATGCGCGAGCTCGGGCAGTCCAGCCGCGAGATCGACACGTACCTGGCCCGGCGTAAGCTGCGCTTCCACGAGGTGTACCTGGAGTCGCTTCTCAAACCCGCCTTCGACGTCTTCGCCGAGAAGCGCCGGCGGCTGCGCGAGGTGCTCACCCGTACGGGGCGGGCCGCCCGCGGGCCGTTCCGCAACCACCAGATGCTCATCATCGCCATGAGCAACCGGCACGCCGCCGCCATCCTCGACTTCGTCCGCGCCCGCTTCCCGCAGTACGCCGCCGACCGCATCGGACAGGACCTCCCCGCCGCCACCTGCCAGGCCCGCCTCGACGACTACCGCGAAGGCCGCCTCGACGTGATGGTGCAGGTGGACATGATCGGCGAGGGCACGGACATCAAACCCATCAGCGTCATCGTCAAGGCCGACCTCGTGCGCGCCGTCTCGAAGACGCTCCAGCAGGTCTTCCGCGGGATGCGCTACTTCGACGGGTTCGACGAGGAGGCCAACGTGTGCGACATCTTCGCCGCGGACGACTCGGAGGTGGTCTCGGTGCTCGAATGGATCACATCGGAGGAGCAACTGGGCGTGCGGCGACGGCGCGAGCGGGAGGCCCGCGAGGCCCCGCCGGCCCGCGAGGCCTTGGAGACGAGCCGGTGGGAGCTGAAGCACGTTGAACACCAGCGCATCAAGTCGCACAGCCTGGAGCTGTTCCCCGGCTCGGGGGAGCGGAGCGCCCTGTACCTGCGCGAGCTGCACGCCGCCCCGCCCCGCCGCGAGGCCGCCTCGCACGCCGTGGACGTACAGGCCCGCGAGAAGGCCCTCCGCAAGGCCTGTGCGGACCTCGCCGCCGAGCTACACCACGTCCTCACCGCCGCCGGCCGCCCGGTGCCCATCCGCGCCATCCACGCCCGCGCCAAGCAGCACCTCCACCGCGGCCAGGGCGACCTCAGCCTGGACGAACTGGAGAAGAAACGCCGCTGGCTCGAACGCTGCCTGCGCGCCCGGCGGCTGCTCTGACCTGTCCCCCCGAACGCACGCCCTCATCCCACGCGGGCGAAGCCGTCACGGAGCGGCCCACACCCGACCACGTAGCCGCGGGCTTCAGCCTGGGACGGCCGAGAGGCCAAAATCGCCGGGCACGACGCCACACCGCCTCACCCCACGCGGGCGAAGCCGTCACGGAGCGGCCCACACCCGACCACGTAGCCGCGGGCTTCAGCCCGGGACGGCCGAGGGGCCAAAATCGCCGGGCACGATGCCACACCGCCTCACCCCACGCGGGCGAAGCCGTCACGGAGCGGGGCGTAATGGGCCTCGTAGTGCGCGCGGATGTCCGCGTGCGCGGGGTCGCGCAGGTGGGGGTCGCGGCGGACGAGCTCGAAGGCGGCCTCACGGGCCTGCATCAGGAGCTCCTGGTCCTGCGTGATGTCGGCGATCTTCAGGTCAGGCAAACCGCTCTGGCGCGTGCCGAAGAAGTCGCCTGCGCCGCGCAGCTTCAGGTCCATCTCGCTGATGGCGAAGCCGTCGTCGGTCTGCACCATGGCGTTGAGGCGGGCTTCGGCCTCGGCGGAGCGTTTGTAGTCGGCCATGAGGATGCAGTAGCTCTGCTCGCCGCCGCGCCCGACGCGGCCGCGCAGCTGGTGGAGCTGGCTCAGCCCGAAGCGCTCGGCGTGCTCGATAACCATCACCGTGGCGTTGGGTACGTCCACGCCTACCTCGATGACGGTCGTGGCCACCAGGATGTCCGTCTCGCCGCGCTTGAAGCGCTCCATGGCCTCGTCCTTCTCGTAGGGCAACATGCGCCCGTGGATGAGGTCCACCTTGTAGGGCCGGAACTCGGCCTTCAGCTTCTCATAGCCCGACTCGGCGTCCTTCAGGTCCAGCTTCTCGCTCTCCTCCACCAGCGGGTAGACGACGTAGCACTGCCGCCCCTCGCGGAGCTGCCGGCGGATGAAATCATACACCTCGCCCCGGCGTTTCTCCGAGCGGAGCCAGGTCTGGATGGGCTTACGGCCGGCGGGGCGCTCCTTGATGAGCGTCACGTCGAGGTCGCCGTAGAGGGTCATGGCGAGCGAGCGCGGGATGGGGGTGGCGGTCATGAGCAGCATGTGGGGCCGCTCGCCCTTGCGGAACAGCTCGGCCCGCTGCATCACCCCGAAGCGGTGCTGCTCGTCCACGATGGCCATGCCCAGATTGTGGAAGGCGACGCCCTCCTGGATGACGGCGTGCGTGCCCACGGCGATGTGGGCGCGGCCCTCGGCCAGGTCCGCCAGGATCTCCTCGCGCAGGGCCTTGCGCTGCCCGCCGATGAGCAGCCGCACCTCCACACCCAGCGGGTCGAGGTACTTGCGGAGGTTGGCATAGTGCTGCTCGGCCAGGATCTCCGTCGGGGCCATGAAAGCGCTCTGGTAGCCGTTGTCGAGGGCGTGCAGCATCGCGGCGATGGCCACCACGGTCTTGCCGCTGCCCACGTCCCCCTGAACGAGGCGGTTCATCTGGAGCCCGCTCTGCGTGTCGGCCACGATCTGGCGTACGGCCTCTTTCTGCGCGTTGGTCAACTCGAACGGCAGCACCTCGTGAAGGAACCGGTGCACGAACGCACCCGGCGGGCCAAAGCGCAGTCCGGCCACCTCCTCGCGCGACTGCCGTGTCAGCGCCAGCATGAGCTGGATGTAGAAGAGTTCTTCGAACTTGAGCCGGGTGCGGGCGCGGGCCAGCTCGCCCTGGCTCTTCGGGAAATGGATGGCCCGCAGCGCCACGCGCCCGTCGATCAGGTCGTAGGCCTCGCGCAGCCAGGCGGGGAACGGGTCGCGCAGCTTCAGCCCGTGCTCCTTGAACAGGCCGTAGATGACGCGGCGGAAGGTGCGGCTCGTCAGGCCGGCCTTCTGGAAGGCGGCCCCGCCCGGGTAGAGGGCGATGATACGACCCGTGGCGAGCGCCGGCCCCTCCTCGTCGAGCTTGTCGAAGTCGGGGTGGGTCATCGAGAAGCGGCTGCCGTAGCGTTGCGGCTTGCCGTGAAAAGCCACCCGGTCGCCGGGCTTGAACACCTTGCTCACCCAGCCGATGCCCTGGAACCAGACGCAGGTGAGGCGCCCGCCGCTCTCGTCCTCCACGATCAGTTCGTACCGCTTGCGGTTCTTGCCCGGCACCAGGCCGGCAGCCCGCACCGTGCCCACGACCGTCACCGGCGCCCCGCTGTCGTCGAGGCGACGGATGGGGACGACGGTGGAGCGGTCGAGGTAGCGGCGGGGGTAGAAATGCAGCAGGTCGTGGAAGGTATGCAGACCGGCCTTCTCGAGCACGGCGGCGCGGCGCGGCCCCACCCCCTTCAGGAACTGCAGCGAAGTCTGGAATACGTCGTCATCCATGCCAGAACCGATCGATCGAACGCACGGGGCCAATATAATACGAACGCGGCCCGCCACCATGCCCCGATCAGAAAACGTACCGCCGGGCTTAACTGCACCCGCTCCCCGCCGATACCCACGCCGGATGCCCTACCCCTGGCCGAAATAGACCTGCCGACATCCAGCTTCCCTTTCAAGACCTTCCCCCCATCCAGCACCGATTGACCAGAACTTCACCCATGCCTCGCCAACCACGAAAAAAGAAAAAACCCATGATCCTGATCGTGGAGGATAACCCCTTCACGCATCGCCTTTTCCAGTACATGCTGGACAAGGACTACCATCTCCGGATGGTTTCCGACGAGGAGACGGCGCTCATCATGGCCCGACGCGCCCGGTACGACCTGGTGCTGATGGACATCCACCTGGGCACGGACCGCACGGGGCTCGACGCCATGCTTTCCATCCGGGATATCGAGGGGTATGAGGACATACCCGTGATCGCCGTGACGGCCTATGCCGAACACCTGGGCCGGGAGAAGCTGCTCGAACTGGGCTTCGACGAGTACGTCCCCAAGCCGTTCACTCGCCGGACGCTCGTCAACGCCATCGAGCGCATGCTCGAAGCCCGAAAGAACCGGGATGGAACCCCCTCGCGCCACGTGCGGCCGAGTGATACCATCATCGAATATTACCGCAATTACTGGAATTCGTGGCCGGAAGAGGCCTGATCCTGACGGCCATCTGCTTGCCCGGGCCGCGCGACGTCGTTCGTGCGGCCTTTTTCGTTCCGTTCAGGCCGCCCGGCGCGGGTACGACGCACGGTCCTGCAGGGTGGCCCGCAGCAACTTGGGCGTGACGCCCAGACGCCAGGCCAGCTCGCGTAGCCGGCGCTCGGCCCGGGCCCATGCATGGGCCGTCCGCCGGGATTTCATTCGGATGGGTTGGCACTTCTCCATGGCGCAGCCTCCAACACGTCGCTTCACACAACACCGGCACATCGCGCCGCCGCCCGTCGCGGTCCGTCGCGGAGCCATCGGCTCTCTGTTTTCGGACAAGTTTCATGCCGGAATGCACGGGCCGCCGGCACGCAACCGGAGACCTCCTCCGAAGCGCCTGCCACCCTTGTGCCGGCGGAAAAAAACACCTACCATCTCTACAGTACCCCCCATCTACAGCACCCCTCCCATCCAGCCCGACAGCCCCATGCGCACCGCTGCTCTTCGCCTCCTTCCCCTCGCGATCCTGCTCGGCCTTGTCCCCCCGGTCGCTCTCGCCCAGCCGAATTTCGACGAGGTGCAGATTCAGACCATCCCCGTGGCCGAAGGCGTGTTCATGCTCGCCGGTCGGGGCGGCAACATCGGCCTGTCGGTCGGCGAGGACGGCGCCTTCCTGATCGACGACCAGTACGCCCCGCTGACGGACAAGATCAAGGCGGCCGTGGCGGCACAGACGGAGCAGCCCATCCGGTTCGTGGTCAACACCCACTGGCATGGTGACCACACCGGCGGCAACGAGAACATGGGGCAGGCCGGCGCGGTGATCGTGGCCCACGAGAACGTCCGGCGCCGCATGAGCACCGAGCAGTTCATCGAAGCCTTCAATTCGCGGACGCCTCCGGCCCCGCCGGCCGCCCTGCCCGTGGTCACCTTCACCGACGCCGTCACCTTCCACTGGAACGGCGACGAGATCCACGTCTTCCACGTCGACCCGGCCCACACCGATGGCGACGCCATCATCTTCTTCCGCCGCGCCAACGTGATCCATATGGGGGACACCTACTTCAACGGCATGTACCCGTTCATCGACGTCTCCAGCGGGGGGACCCTCGCCGGCATGATCGCCGCCGTGGATCGGGTGCTGCCGATGACCCACGAGGACACGAAGATCATTCCCGGCCACGGACCGCTCTCGAACCGTGCCGAACTCATGGCCTACCGGGAGATGCTCGCGACCGTGCACGCGCGGATGAAGGCCCTCATCGCCGACGGCAAGAGCCGGGACGAGGCCATCGCCGCCCGGCCTACCGCCGACCTGGATGCCACCTGGGGCCGCGGTTTCCTCCAGCCCGACGTGTGGGTCGGCATCGTCTACGACGCCGTGGCCGCCGAAGAGTAGGCCCCACGAGCAGCGTCCCGGCTCGGATGAACCGGGACGCTCCCCACGCGGGCACGTGACGCCCTGACCTCTCCCCCAGGACCTTGCGGAACGCCCGCACCCGCCGCGGGATGGGTTACCGGCCGCCCCCGACCTTCGCGAGCACCTGCGAGACGGTGCAGCCGGCCGTGAACTCGTTCGCTTCAAACCGCGTGGCCAGCAGTCCTACCGCCGTCCCATCGGTAACGCGCACCGTGAGTTCATGCTCGCCGCTGCGCTTGGGCGAGCAGTACTCGAGCAGGTAATAACTGTTGGCCTCGTCCCGGATGAAGCCGGCGATCTCCTGGAAACGGGGCAGCAGGTCGTCGATACGGGAGGCGGCCACGAAGCCGTCCCGGCCGATCTCCGTCAGGGTGGCCTCATCGATCTCCCCCCCGAGGCCGATGGCATAGATCGACACGTCCGGCCTGGCACGCCGCACGGCCGTCATCGCCTCGGAGCGCGGTACCCGGCTGGCCTGGTCGGTACCGTCGGTGAAGAGCACGACCGTCCCGGCCGCGATGATCTGCTCCCGCACGAGGACCTCCAGCCGTTGATCGATCTGATCGATGCCCTGCACGACGGCGCCGTAGAGGTTGGTCGAGTTGTCTTTCGGCAGGTCAGCTGTGATGTCTTCGATCCCGGCCAAGAGCAGATCCGGGTCGCTCGTCACCCCCACGAGCGGCACCAGCTCGGCCTGCCCATCGAACCACCAGATGCCCATCTCGATCTCGCCATAGCGGGGATCGTCGCGGGCAAACAGGGTCGCTTCGACGAAGCTCCGGGCCGCCGCCTTGAGCGGCTCCAGACTCTCGCTGGCGACGATGCTCCCGCTCAGGTCCAGCAGGAGGGCCACGGTGAACCGGAACTGCCCCGCCTTCGGCACGATGCTCTGGCGGGACTCGAAGCGCGAGACGAGCTGCTCGTTCTCGAAGATGTCGAAGTTCGCCGGTTGCAGGCCCGGCACGGGCGCCCCGTCTTCCGTATCCACCTTGAACAGCAGGGACACGTTGGCGGGCGGCCGCGTCTGGTGCTCGATGAGGGCAACGTTGAGGGTCGCCGTCACGTCGCAGGTCTGAAAGATTTCGCAGCGGGCGGCCTCGTCGTTCGCATCGCAGCCGGCCAGCGCGACGAGGAGGAGCAGCACCCAGGCTGCGGGTCGGTAGCAACGGGTTCCGGGATGTCGCATGGGAGGATCAAGCCTGAGGGATACGGGCGGTTCACCCCTGCCCCTGCACAGACCCTGCCATACCCGGCACCCGGCTACCGGATCGTCCTGAAAAGGCCGTTTTCAGCGCAGCAACGCCTGTCTTTTTCGGAACGCGCACCGGCATCGCCGCTCCGGACGCCGCGCTTCCGGAACCGGCGCTCGCCCGGATGCGAACGTGCCTTCGTCCGCGATCAAACCTTTGCCCCGATGGCGGGTATGGAGCGCCATACCTTTTCGCCTGGACCCATGCCCCACGATTACGACGTCCTGGTCGTCGGCGCCGGCCACAACGCGCTCATCACGGCCGCCTACGCGGCACAGGCCGGCTACCGCGTGGCCGTCTTCGAACGCCGCGACAGGGTCGGCGGAGCGGTCTCCACGTGCGAGATCGTCCCCGGCTACCGGTTCGACCTCGGCGGAAGCGCCCACATCCTGATCCGCCTCACGCCCGTCGTCGATGAACTCGGCCTCGGCGCCTTCGGCCTCGAGTACCTCGAACTCGACCCGCTCTTCTTCGCCCCCTTCCCCGACGGCGACGCGGTGTTCCTCTACCGCGACGTGGACCGGACCGTGGCCCACCTGGAGGAAAAGTTTCCGGGGGAAGGGATCGCCTACCGCCGTTTCATCGACGCCTGGAAGCCGTTTGCCGAGGCGGTCAGGGACGCCTTCCTGTGCGTGCCCGGTCCCTTCGAGCTGGGCCGCGCGATGGTTTTCCGCCGCACGACGCCCGACTGGAAACAGGCGCTTCCGATGATCCTGAAGCCCTACGGGGAGGTGGTCGATGCGTACTTCCGGGAGGAGAAGCTGAAGGCGATGCTCGTATGGATGGCGGCGCAGTCCGGCCCGCCGCCGACGGAGCCGCTGACGGCCCCGTTCCTCCTCTGGCACCCGCTCTATCACGAGGGCGGCATCGCGCGGCCCCGGGGCGGCTCGGGGGAGCTGACGCAGGCGCTCCGCCGCCACATCGAGGCGCACGGCGGGGCGGTCTTCACCTCGGCGCCGGTCGAGCA
This window contains:
- a CDS encoding ATP-binding protein, with the translated sequence MPDHLPPGDATPPAPAAAPADLLEKYTAHYPEWAREFARKYFTKTLTQFILYGNVRDLVPTVDTQGRRTYVSLRQFLKDELFAARDIVLFYDRSSGIHFADKASQQDFNRALSGYDTIFGTEYARKLPKDPVRVFSVLENYFRLRLADGKRIACVIDYAETIVPMAEASMYSAEDRNALVFLQKWSHDALFLESDFTIVLVTENLTQLNQQLVQSPYTAEIQIPIPDEPARRTFVEWYVQGREEAFRQHSEVSPRALAQHTAGLNFIQLRTILADVLENRSELTFDLLSRLKKEFIEAEAYGMLEFIETDWNLDMVAGHDEAKAHLRQAARALKNGRPDVMPMGYLVSGPVGTGKTFMITCFAGEIGIPMVKLKNFRSMWQGQTEGNLEKILTLLEAMTPVAVMIDEADAALGDRDVEGDSGVSKRVFGQIASFMSNPRHRGRIIFFLVTARPDLMPVDLKRQGRAEEHLALFYPSNRAAREELLRVMMRRTGVELPMDQVPETLLNGERTFSGADMEALLTRAKFRAAAGDGRVTREILQETVDDFIPPTYPLEVELQNLVAVLECTSRALLPEAFRDMDREAIVQRIEAIKRLI
- a CDS encoding type II toxin-antitoxin system Phd/YefM family antitoxin: MYSTKGIEAVATITELRSKTSDLVEHAKTIDRGILIQKNNEPYAVLISYDLYLKLLAASEAAARKRNKGGGGSGS
- a CDS encoding DEAD/DEAH box helicase gives rise to the protein MSYVRAPVVPEQYEVMERETSTTPSPPNSPSLSDNPSTLPGISLRNGFRFRRGQQAFLEKLAAAFARGEMNHLGVFVPGYGKTITALASFVVAHALDIARKLVVFVPRGNLRDQYADGEALGRLFRNLGAPPFTFCVADSERVFLKNLKTQIIITTYQYASGRGGHKALKQYCASAPCMFVFDEVHHLAEDGLWAEKIAAFPHVCSVALSGTPMRSDNKTLFGVPMAPGDDEHEYYVALHEVTMRDAHEEGGILKRVRAHVVDYRLKMVRGDTGEEVELSLSGMRELGQSSREIDTYLARRKLRFHEVYLESLLKPAFDVFAEKRRRLREVLTRTGRAARGPFRNHQMLIIAMSNRHAAAILDFVRARFPQYAADRIGQDLPAATCQARLDDYREGRLDVMVQVDMIGEGTDIKPISVIVKADLVRAVSKTLQQVFRGMRYFDGFDEEANVCDIFAADDSEVVSVLEWITSEEQLGVRRRREREAREAPPAREALETSRWELKHVEHQRIKSHSLELFPGSGERSALYLRELHAAPPRREAASHAVDVQAREKALRKACADLAAELHHVLTAAGRPVPIRAIHARAKQHLHRGQGDLSLDELEKKRRWLERCLRARRLL
- the recG gene encoding ATP-dependent DNA helicase RecG, giving the protein MDDDVFQTSLQFLKGVGPRRAAVLEKAGLHTFHDLLHFYPRRYLDRSTVVPIRRLDDSGAPVTVVGTVRAAGLVPGKNRKRYELIVEDESGGRLTCVWFQGIGWVSKVFKPGDRVAFHGKPQRYGSRFSMTHPDFDKLDEEGPALATGRIIALYPGGAAFQKAGLTSRTFRRVIYGLFKEHGLKLRDPFPAWLREAYDLIDGRVALRAIHFPKSQGELARARTRLKFEELFYIQLMLALTRQSREEVAGLRFGPPGAFVHRFLHEVLPFELTNAQKEAVRQIVADTQSGLQMNRLVQGDVGSGKTVVAIAAMLHALDNGYQSAFMAPTEILAEQHYANLRKYLDPLGVEVRLLIGGQRKALREEILADLAEGRAHIAVGTHAVIQEGVAFHNLGMAIVDEQHRFGVMQRAELFRKGERPHMLLMTATPIPRSLAMTLYGDLDVTLIKERPAGRKPIQTWLRSEKRRGEVYDFIRRQLREGRQCYVVYPLVEESEKLDLKDAESGYEKLKAEFRPYKVDLIHGRMLPYEKDEAMERFKRGETDILVATTVIEVGVDVPNATVMVIEHAERFGLSQLHQLRGRVGRGGEQSYCILMADYKRSAEAEARLNAMVQTDDGFAISEMDLKLRGAGDFFGTRQSGLPDLKIADITQDQELLMQAREAAFELVRRDPHLRDPAHADIRAHYEAHYAPLRDGFARVG
- a CDS encoding response regulator, whose amino-acid sequence is MILIVEDNPFTHRLFQYMLDKDYHLRMVSDEETALIMARRARYDLVLMDIHLGTDRTGLDAMLSIRDIEGYEDIPVIAVTAYAEHLGREKLLELGFDEYVPKPFTRRTLVNAIERMLEARKNRDGTPSRHVRPSDTIIEYYRNYWNSWPEEA
- a CDS encoding MBL fold metallo-hydrolase; this translates as MRTAALRLLPLAILLGLVPPVALAQPNFDEVQIQTIPVAEGVFMLAGRGGNIGLSVGEDGAFLIDDQYAPLTDKIKAAVAAQTEQPIRFVVNTHWHGDHTGGNENMGQAGAVIVAHENVRRRMSTEQFIEAFNSRTPPAPPAALPVVTFTDAVTFHWNGDEIHVFHVDPAHTDGDAIIFFRRANVIHMGDTYFNGMYPFIDVSSGGTLAGMIAAVDRVLPMTHEDTKIIPGHGPLSNRAELMAYREMLATVHARMKALIADGKSRDEAIAARPTADLDATWGRGFLQPDVWVGIVYDAVAAEE
- a CDS encoding VWA domain-containing protein, with the protein product MRHPGTRCYRPAAWVLLLLVALAGCDANDEAARCEIFQTCDVTATLNVALIEHQTRPPANVSLLFKVDTEDGAPVPGLQPANFDIFENEQLVSRFESRQSIVPKAGQFRFTVALLLDLSGSIVASESLEPLKAAARSFVEATLFARDDPRYGEIEMGIWWFDGQAELVPLVGVTSDPDLLLAGIEDITADLPKDNSTNLYGAVVQGIDQIDQRLEVLVREQIIAAGTVVLFTDGTDQASRVPRSEAMTAVRRARPDVSIYAIGLGGEIDEATLTEIGRDGFVAASRIDDLLPRFQEIAGFIRDEANSYYLLEYCSPKRSGEHELTVRVTDGTAVGLLATRFEANEFTAGCTVSQVLAKVGGGR